A genomic stretch from Benincasa hispida cultivar B227 unplaced genomic scaffold, ASM972705v1 Contig751, whole genome shotgun sequence includes:
- the LOC120070013 gene encoding protein BPS1, chloroplastic-like, whose protein sequence is MSRPQEPHWPFFPFGNPFRAISPKGSKLSSRLVFLLATFEDSLAERLKKLTPKSENDILSFSWMELAMNLLCETHNDVKTLIEELGFPASDWDEKWLDEYLNVSVKLLDICNDFSSELSQLNQGHLIIRCALHNLESTSSDQFVHAHSSLDAWNQHISSRTSRVESSTILDCLEESLDLPKVKNSSKGKVLMHVLYGVKVVTLFICSTFASALSGSSKRLLPTNVSDTFRWAHAFTELQKNVNMEIKKIYSSGRCTALRDVDAVDESVKKLHSMIQGNMDGCMKVEEFQKLIVDLRREAEKLTQGVDHLTKQVDGFFHIVLSGRDALLSNLRASETVFDQGMEGWSTRQL, encoded by the coding sequence atgagcaGACCACAAGAGCCGCACTGGCCCTTCTTTCCTTTTGGGAATCCTTTCCGTGCAATATCACCAAAGGGTTCAAAATTGTCTTCTagacttgtttttcttttagctACTTTTGAGGATTCCTTGGCAGAGAGGCTGAAAAAGCTTACTCCAAAATCTGAAAATGACATACTCAGCTTCTCATGGATGGAATTAGCAATGAATCTGCTGTGCGAAACTCACAATGATGTAAAAACCCTTATAGAAGAGCTTGGGTTCCCTGCGTCCGACTGGGATGAGAAATGGCTAGATGAGTACCTGAACGTCAGTGTGAAATTACTTGATATATGCAATGATTTTAGCTCTGAGCTCTCACAGTTGAATCAAGGTCATCTGATAATTCGGTGTGCCTTGCACAATCTGGAATCTACATCTTCCGACCAGTTTGTTCATGCCCATTCTTCGCTAGATGCATGGAATCAACATATTAGTTCCAGAACCTCCAGAGTTGAGAGTTCTACTATTTTGGACTGTCTTGAGGAATCACTTGATCTTCCAAAGGTTAAGAACTCATCCAAAGGCAAGGTTTTGATGCATGTGTTGTACGGAGTGAAGGTGGTGACTTTGTTTATTTGCAGTACTTTTGCTTCTGCCTTATCAGGTTCTTCCAAAAGGTTGTTACCCACCAATGTTTCAGATACATTCAGATGGGCACATGCGTTTACTGAATTACAGAAGAATGTAAatatggaaattaaaaaaatttattctagTGGAAGATGTACTGCGTTGAGAGATGTTGATGCAGTTGATGAGAGTGTAAAAAAACTGCATTCCATGATTCAAGGAAATATGGATGGCTGCATGAAAGTGGAAGAATTCCAGAAATTGATTGTAGATTTGAGGAGGGAGGCAGAAAAGCTTACACAAGGTGTTGATCATCTTACAAAACAAGTTGATGGCTTTTTTCACATTGTTTTATCTGGACGTGATGCATTGCTTTCAAATCTTAGAGCAAGTGAAACAGTGTTTGATCAGGGAATGGAGGGGTGGTCTACAAGGCAACTGTGA